One Phaseolus vulgaris cultivar G19833 unplaced genomic scaffold, P. vulgaris v2.0 scaffold_202, whole genome shotgun sequence genomic region harbors:
- the LOC137817583 gene encoding uncharacterized protein: MSRSGYRKLEQTLMVEKEKSQQGTYSENVETGVTSPPPPFRHEKWKRARIKKSGAPSSEQSGVIIEKIDSLESDGTFVAEGRHDILVEAIGRPEHSGRVRAAGQGVGIKLYFGVSERQPSSSSKKETQMKTKLREEIMEEMRKETDLMWLEMKKENDRMRQEFLSQQVCAEPIEPLVSPTPKSTKGSCAAPPTSGDDINGQTEDCELLVVGGKLPRVVALGKVYKNATTLHNVPLSPDVAKVTVEKVRFPDARVPLPSDEVTTVADAFQTFVAWPRELIRSMPEPHEPFQPPTPKKKREVPVDDPMASLRLIASQIGNDPFPVPWDNTFFQINTELPLMIYNTDLSEFISGNQELNISIIQFFMMFLHRVCITEGKENMYGFVDPAYTNPVGPNSTETQAYITNILEKEGKQIYLCPYINE; encoded by the exons atgtctcgttcggggtatagaaaacttgagcaaacactgatggtggaaaaggagaaatctcaacaggggacgtattctgagaatgtggaaacaggggtcacttctcctccaccaccttttcgccatgaaaaatggaagagggcccgaattaaaaagtccggtgcaccaagttccgagcaatccggggttataatcgaaaaaatt gattccttggaatccgacggtacatttgttgctgaaggtcgtcacgatatcctggttgaagcaattggacgacctgaacactctggtcgtgttcgtgccgctggacaaggggtcggaattaaactttattttggagtttcagaacgacagccatcctcctcctccaagaaggaaactcaaatgaagactaagttacgtgaagaaataatggaggagatgagaaaggagactgatttgatgtggctggagatgaaaaaggagaatgatcgaatgcgacaagagtttctatcgcaacaagtttgtgctgagccgattgaaccccttgttagtcccactcccaagagcacaaaggggagttgtgcggctcctccaacatcaggggatgatatcaatgggcagacagaggattgtgagctactggtagtgggcggcaaacttcctcgggtggtggcacttggaaaagtctataaaaacgccaccaccttacataacgttcctctctcccctgatgtggcgaaggtaactgttgaaaaagtacgatttcctgatgctcgtgttccactaccttcagatgaggtaaccactgtggccgatgcatttcagacattcgttgcctggcccagagagctcattcgatctatgcccgaacctcat gaaccttttcagccaccaactccgaaaaagaagcgtgaggttccagttgacgatcctatggcttccctacgtctcattgctagtcagattggcaatgatccttttccagttccgtgggataatacattttttcaaatcaacactgaactgccactgatgatttacaacacagatttatcagaatttatatctgggaaccaggagctcaatataagtataattcaattttttatgat gtttttgcatagagtctgtatcactgaggggaaggaaaatatgtatggattcgtagatcctgcatatactaatcccgttggaccaaactcaactgagactcaagcatacatcactaacatcctggaaaaagagggaaaacaaatttatttatgcccttacattaatgagtaa